In Arachis hypogaea cultivar Tifrunner chromosome 17, arahy.Tifrunner.gnm2.J5K5, whole genome shotgun sequence, a single window of DNA contains:
- the LOC112763193 gene encoding bidirectional sugar transporter SWEET4-like: MCVSPVTIMANVIKMKSVEFMPFWLSVANFLNGVCWTTYALIHLFDLYVLISNSIGAISGLVQLILYACYCSCKGDKNNDESAFGTKPEVAIQLSATSNARVAV; this comes from the exons ATGTGTGTCTCCCCTGTCACCATCATG GCGAATGTTATCAAAATGAAGAGTGTGGAATTTATGCCATTCTGGCTCTCTGTCGCTAACTTCCTCAATGGCGTGTGCTGGACAACATATGCTCTCATCCACCTCTTCGATCTTTATGTCTTG ATAAGCAACAGTATTGGAGCAATATCTGGACTTGTTCAGCTGATATTATATGCTTGCTACTGCTCCTGCAAGGGAGACAAGAACAATGATGAgagtgcctttggcacaaaaccaGAAGTTGCAATTCAACTCTCTGCTACTTCAAATGCAAGGGTTGCAGTTTGA